The nucleotide sequence tgtctgCCTGTAAAACCCCCACTTAATCCTTTAGGTTCCAATTTCACCCTCCTGTAACTCCTCCTAACAGGCAGTGTTCATCCCTTCCATGAGCATTTCTCAGTAAAGGCCAAGATATATCAGAATGACCTAAAATCATCTTCAAATCCCAGGCCCATACTGCTCACCAGAAGTTCAGATTCAATAGGTCTGGGGTGCATAATGATTAAGAGCTCAGGCTTTGAGTCAAAAAAAACTCAGGTTAAGCCCCAGCTCAGTTGTTTACCAGCTCCATGAGCTTGGCCATGTTACTTAACTTCCCTAAGACAGTTTCCTCTGTGAAAAGggaataggaaaaagaaagaatgactcGTTGAGACAAAGTACATAAAATAGTACAGTACCTGACACCTGGGAAGCACTCAACAAATTATCATCATTGTTATTGAAAAGAGTTCcattttattctgattttgaCAGCCTATCCACTTCTTCCCCACCCTACCCCATGCCTCTCcaggttgagaatcactgttgAGCAATTATCAAATTGTATTATAATCCAATGTGTATGTGCTTGGGTCTCCTACTACCAGGAAATTCAGAAACTATGTCATAGTTGTAGATCCCCAACATGTAGCACTGTATCAAGAACAGCGTCAGTatttacaagctgtgtgaccttgttcAAGTCTGTCTGCCTCTTTTGGCCTCAGTTGATTTGGcataaaatggggagaataatgCTTACCAGATAAGGTTGTCAGAAATATCAAGTGAGATATTGAATTTGAAATTACTTTAAATGATGTGTAGGAGTGAATTGCTATGCTTCTGCCATCTGGGGTGAAAAGGGGCTATGGTCCAGGTTTGTCACTTTATCTATGCCACATATCTAGGTAAAGgggctctctcctttctctccttctctatcTCATGGAGTATCAGTTTGATCCTCTTTCCTTAAACATTCGTAGATGATTTGTGCCTAATAGAAGACTTTAAAATGACCTGCAAAGTGGCTCAAGCCTTTCCAAGGAGAAAGGGACTATTGGTGCATTGGTGTAAGTTCAGTTTCTCTCAGAATGCTAACCACTGAGAACATTGCAGTAAGCTTGACAGACAGGATCCTTGCTCTGGTTGCGTTTGAATTCTAGTTGAGGGAAAGTGAATGATACACaggtaaacatataaataaaataatttcagagagTAATAAGtactacaaaaaaaagaagaaaagaaaaaaatgcaacaggTAATGTTATAGAGTGATTGGGGGAGGAAGCATTAGGTAGGTGGCCAGAGAAGGCCTCTTTGACAAGGTGACATTTGGGCTGAAATTCAAATGACAAGTATTCGGCCATATAAAGATCAAGATGATGAGGGTCCCAAGCaaataaaacagcaaataaaattaaaaaaaaaaaaactttaaaaacacctTGTACAAAATGGAGGCCATTGTAGGAGGAATTACTGAGACGGGGAGAGTGGGTCAtgaggaggcaggagggttggGCACGGATGTTGTATGCGGAGCTTCGCAGTCTGTGattcaaaaaatagaaatcaggccgggtgcggtggctcatgcctgtaatcccagcactttgggaggctgaggtgggcggatcacgaggtcaggagattgagaccatcctggctaacatggtgaaaccttatctctactaaaaatacaaaatattagccgggtgtgatggcacgcgcctgtagtcccagctactctggaggctgaggcaggagaatcactcgaacccgggaggcagaggttgcagtgagctgagatcacgcctcgcactccagcctgggcgacagagcaagactccgtttcaaaaaaaaaaaaaaaagaaagaaagaaaagaaaagaaatcaaatgagCAATTACATGAAGAAAAGGAAGTTATTTTGCCCTCTGCTTCTCATGTGTacattcattcagcagatataACTCAACCTCTATTGTGTGCCAGTCACCATGCTAGGAGATGAAGATACAGAGAAACGTAAAATATGGAACCAGTTTTTATTAGCCTGGCAACTGAGGATAGAGGTGCATGAGTAACACAATATGATGAGAAGTGTAGTGGAGGGTTGTAAAGGCTGAGGGATCCTAGAGGAGGCGGTGACTGACTGTGCCTTAGGGGCCAGGAAAATTTGCATGGAAAATGAGGATGCTTTCACTTGCAGATAAAGCATAAGTCGTAAGGAAGGGAGAAAGTCTCAGCCAAAGGGAAGGGCAGGTGCTAAGGCACTGGGGTGAGCCCGTTCAGAATAAGTGGTCCTCTGTCATGATGGGCACATAGCTTGTCTTGCTAGTGAAGGATCTCGTCAAAAAGTTAGTTTAGAGAGCTTTCTCTGGGACATGGTAAAAGACAGCCTGGATTGAAGTACTAGCGGCAGTCAGGCCAGTGAGTGGGGTTGGCAACAGAGCAGGTAGGTAGACCTGCATTTGGTTACTGGTCACAGAAATGGAGAGTGAGAGATATTTCAAAGTCAGGATGCCCTACTGGCAGACCCCCAAGTCCTCGAACTTCAGGGCAGAACTGCCTGGGTGGGAACTCTCCCATGTCTCCTTGAtttcactgccacctctgctggCGTCCTCTCTCATCTCCGCCGCCAGCCCCCGCCTCCTTTCTCGGGAAGCTTGGGTCTCCCTGGGAGCGGGTCTGCCCTTAGGGGGAGGCCTCTGGGCTCTGTGCCCTGCAGCTCGGCAGACATTCGAGGCGGACAGAAACGGGGCTTGGCGCCCCCCGCGTGCACGTGTGCTAGCCCAGGCAGGAGGGAGCGCCTCGGCGGAGGAGTcaaggaagagggggagggagaaacGCGCCAGAACCTCGGTCCCGGGCGCCCTCGTCGGCCGCGGAGGAGCTGCAGCCTCCAACAGGTTCGTAGAACGCGCGCTCGCTCCCTGTGGCTGAGCCGCCCTCCTCCGCGGGAGCGGTTGGCGGAGAGACCCCGGCCGCAGGCCCCGCGCTCGAGAGCTTCCTGAAGGCGGCTTCCTCCGGCCTCTCCCCCTCCCTAGAGCTCTCAGCCGCCGGCGGCTCTTCCGGGGCGAGGCAGAGGGCGCCTCGGGCTTCTCGCTCCAGCACCATCTCGGGGACAGCTCCCGCGCCGCACCGGGTCTCTATCGGGTCAGCACTGCAGCGGCGGACAGCGGCGGCCGGGCGGGCTCCTCTGCACCCTCCGCCCTGGTTCCGCGAGGCTGCTAAGGACCGTCCCTCGCCCCCGCGGGCCGCTCCCAACGCTAGCACCGCGGCGGCGGACAGCTCTCTCCGGCGGCACCGCGAACCGCGAACAAAGCCGCGGGTCTGGGGGCCCCAGCGCGCCTAGGGGTGGCGTGAGGCCGCATCGATCGGGGGATTTCAGCTTCTCCCAGAGCGATGTCACCGGCGAGCTAGGCGGGGGCCTAGCACAGCCGCGCGTCTCCGGCTTGGGTCTGTCGCCCGCCGAGGCCTGGCCGTGCAATGGCGGGGCCCAGCTAAGAGTGGGCAAGAGGGTAGaggggaaacaggcacagaaGAGTCCCGGCTCCGCTAGGCGGGCTGGGCCTAGGCTGAGGTCCCGGCGGGGAGGAAGGAGTGCGCCGCCCCTTCTTCCCTCCagacccccaccccatcccagctCAGAATCGCGGACTTCCAAGAGCCCTGCACAGAAGCCCGCGGCTGGCAGCTGCAGTCACTGACTCCGGCTGTCCCCGGAACATCCCTAGAAAGTGTGAGGCTGAGTTTCCGTAGGGGGAGGGGGCTGAGAAGCCGCGGGGAAGCCTCACGAACGGGACAGCTCCaggctccctctctccctctctccccggGTTCCGCCCCCACCTCCAGAGAAATCCCAGACCGCAGAGAAGGCAGGGGGGAGGGGGCGACCCAGACAGCAGGTTGCGAACTCGGCTTAGACCTGGGAGGTTgcaattagcaagaaaaaaggtTGAGGGCGTCTGTGAAGCCGGGAGGTTCCCAAACAGGGAAGCCAGTTCCGCGGCAGGAAAGCATACGTGGAAGAGAAACCTTTTCTCTGAGAGCTGAGGCTGGTAGGGCCCTCGGATCACGTGACACTCTAGATCACTGATTGTCTCCGCGGAAGACAAGGCCTAGGGGGCAGGGGTGATtcgcccaaggtcactcagcaatTTAGTAGCAAAGCTGGGCCTAAAACCCGggctctctaactcctgggcctGTTGCATAACATTCATAGAGAAGTCTTTTAAAATCCCAGATGCAAGGAGAATAGCAGAGTGGTTTACTTACTAGCATATGACctttgggcaagtgactttcTGAGACTATCTTCAGCTATTAAAGAGGAATGAGAAGATTAATAACACCCACTTCGATGAGAATTTAATGAGAGAGCCATGCAATGAGCTTagtggcacatagtaaatgctcaaaaaaTGGTAGATCCCATGACTGCTATCATCCTTTCTGTAAACTTGTACTGGGGACCTATTATATACCAGGCACTGGCTGTgcactggggaggcagagaagtAGCTTGAGGAGGTCACAggccagaaaaggaaacaaacagtTGCAATATGTTATGATAAGTATCAAGGCAACTGGGCTGTGGGATCTCAGAAGCAGGAGTCACGAACTGTAAGGAAAGACGAGGAAAATGACCCCAGGCAGACAGAGCTGTGTGTCAAGGCCAAGAGATGTGAAGTCCCAGCCACCAAGGCAATGTCACTGTGCCAGAGGGTCCTCAGGATGTGGACTGAAAGATGAGAGTGGAGAGAAAGGCTGGAGCCGGTCTCCAAAGAGCCTTTTATGGATGGAATCCTTCaaacatatttagaaaaatagaaagaatagtaTAATAACCCCCCCACATACCCATCATTCAGCTTCAACAGTTGgccaattttgtttcatttataccCACACCCACTCtcatcacacacacccacatccaCTCTCATCACATGCGCACACACTCACACTGACTTATTTGGAAGCAAACCCAAGACATCACATCATTTCATACAGAGGGATTTTAACATCAGTACAACTTCTGCCATGCAGATACTGGACAGCCTTGGAAGTCAC is from Pan troglodytes isolate AG18354 chromosome 4, NHGRI_mPanTro3-v2.0_pri, whole genome shotgun sequence and encodes:
- the CPLX2 gene encoding complexin-2 isoform X1, whose translation is MESERYFKVRMPYWQTPKSSNFRAELPGWELSHVSLISLPPLLASSLISAASPRLLSREAWVSLGAGLPLGGGLWALCPAARQTFEADRNGAWRPPRARVLAQAGGSASAEESRKRGREKRARTSVPGALVGRGGAAASNRKVWSLPCYLLCSATEGACIPALPGSKGCLIFPSQASQERCMQILPWARAR
- the CPLX2 gene encoding complexin-2 isoform X2, with the protein product MESERYFKVRMPYWQTPKSSNFRAELPGWELSHVSLISLPPLLASSLISAASPRLLSREAWVSLGAGLPLGGGLWALCPAARQTFEADRNGAWRPPRARVLAQAGGSASAEESRKRGREKRARTSVPGALVGRGGAAASNRKVWSLPCYLLCSATEGACIPALPGSKVTDEKTEAQRVKGLA